In the genome of Lactuca sativa cultivar Salinas chromosome 3, Lsat_Salinas_v11, whole genome shotgun sequence, the window CTTTTTGTTTGTTACACGAGAAACAACTACATATAACTGACCATGGGTGAAGATAGGCCTAtgcaagtataatccaacatttaaTAATGATTGTCCTTGACTTTTGTTAATGGTCATAGCGAAACAAACTTCTATTGGAATTGCCTACGTTGAAAACGGAATTGAATTCTTTTATCGAATGGGGTCAACTTCGTGCAAGGTATATAAGTAGTCTCAGAAAAATCTACCAGATATGATTCTTGCTTCAATGACGTGTCTTCCAAGCCATACGATTTGTAATCTAGTACCATTGCATGGTCCTCTGGTTTGGCCGATATTACGAAGCAACATGATCGGAACACatttttttagtataagtttATGGTTGGGAATACCGGAGGCCTTAAAAGCATTCAACACATCCAGAAAGTATACTAATTCCTCAAAAGAATCTTCTGCCTCGATCTCACATAAGGAATCTGAACTCATATATGTTTTCCCTTCATCTTTCATCAATTCTAACATGTAGTCGTTGATAGCATCAACTTCTTCATTAGTAGGGACCAAAATAGTTTTATCTTCAATATACGATGGATCATCAAGATGGTTCTAAAAGGATGAATAAATGCAAGATACAATTGAATGAATATGGTCACCCGTAGAGGGAACGATCACATCTTCTGGAAATTCAACTTCAACTACACCATCATTAGGACCACCGATAGTACATTCACCAATTTTAAGAATCCAATCAGCAAGTGATTTTTTCTCTTTAAAATCATTGTTTGGACAACCAACCTGAAGCCTCATGTTTACAGTCAAACGCAAAACTATACATTCACGCCATAATCTTGATGAATACAATGATGCCTGCACAATATCTGAACGATTTCCTCTTTGTATTACTGGAAGAATTTAACGAAAGTCACCTCCAAATACAATGGTCTTGCCTCCAAATGGTTTATCATTGTTCGATAGAGGGATAATATCTCTGAGTGTCCTATCAACTGCTTCGAAACAATGACG includes:
- the LOC111877706 gene encoding uncharacterized protein LOC111877706, which produces MRLQVGCPNNDFKEKKSLADWILKIGECTIGGPNDGVVEVEFPEDNHLDDPSYIEDKTILVPTNEEVDAINDYMLELMKDEGKTYMSSDSLCEIEAEDSFEELVYFLDVLNAFKASGIPNHKLILKKCVPIMLLRNIGQTRGPCNGTRLQIVWLGRHVIEARIISGRFF